The nucleotide sequence GGCCAGTGACTCTATGATTGCGATCAACCAGTTTTTGACACCGGTGCCGTTGGCAGGCTTCTGGATTTTGTTCACCTACTACGCGGCGCAAATTCTGATCGTGCACAACCTGATGCAAAGCAGTGGCGCAGCACGGGCACCCGCTGCTGCGGCCAGCGCTTAAAAACCGAGCTTGGCCCCTGCCCCCAACAGGGTGGCCATGCCCAGTAGCGCAAAAATGCCAGCGGCAATGCTGTGCACCAGTTTCATAGGAATTTTGTTGGCCATCTTGTCGCCCACAAACACGGCGGGTACATCGGCAATCAGCATGCCCAGCGTCGTGCCAAACACTACGAGCACGGGGCTCGCGTAGTGCGCGGCCATCGCCACCGTGGCGATTTGGGTTTTGTCGCCCATTTCGGCCAAAAAGAAGGTCACCAGCGTGGCGCCAAACACGCCAAAGCGCTGGGCGGCACGGGTTTCTTCTTCTTCGATCTTGTCGGGAATCAGCGTCCAAATCGCCATACCGATGAACGATGCGCCCAATACCCAGCGCAAAACCTCTGGGGTAATCGCACTGGTGATCCAGGCGCCCAATGCGCCTGCCAAACCATGGTTCACGATGGTGGCGCACAAGATACCGGCAATGATGGGGAGAGGTTTTTTGAATCGCGCTGCCAAGATAAAGGCGAGCAACTGGGTTTTGTCACCGATTTCGGCAAGTGCCACAACACCGGTAGAGACTAACAAGGCTTCCATAGGATTTTCCAAGGGCCGGACACAAGACAAATGACCACCACGCTTTTCCGGCCCATGCGAAAGCGAAGTGATCAAAGGTCTTGCCAAGTTGTACAACCGCTGGCGCCATGGTCTGCCGACCAAGTGTGTTGACGCAAGCCTCTTCGGGTGAAGAGCGGCTACTCCCCAATGAACCTGCTGATCATACCCCAGTGGCTTACATGCCCAATAAATCCGGCGTGGGATTGCTAGGCGGCGCCACACCCAAATGGCGGTAGGCTGCCAAGGTGGCAATGCGGCCACGGGGGGTGCGCTGCAAGTAGCCCTGCTGAATCAGGTAGGGCTCAATCACATCCTCGATGGTTTCGCGCTCTTCGCCGATGCTGGCGGCAATATTGTCCAGCCCCACGGGGCCGCCATCGAAGCGGTGAATCACCGCCTCTAGCAGCTTGCGGTCCATCAAGTCGAAGCCTTGCGGATCTACGTCCAGCATAGCCAGCGCCCGGTTCGCGATATCGAGCGTAATGGTGCCGCTGCCCTTCACATCCGCATAGTCACGCACGCGGCGCAGCAAGCGGTTGGCAATGCGTGGTGTGCCGCGCGAACGCCGGGCGATCTCAAATCCGCCTTCTTCCACCATAGGCACTTTGAGCAATCCGGCACTGCGCTTGACAATGCTGGCCAACTCTTCGGACGTATAAAACTCCAAGCGCGCCACGATGCCAAAGCGGTCGCGTAGCGGATTGGTCAACATGCCCGCACGGGTGGTCGCTCCCACCAAAGTGAACGGCTGCAAGTCGAGTTTGATGGATCTCGCCGCCGGGCCTTCGCCAATCATGATGTCAATTTTGTAGTCCTCCAGCGCGGGGTACAAAATCTCTTCGACCACAGGACTTAGGCGATGAATCTCGTCGATGAACAGGACGTCGTTCTTTTCCAAATTGGTCAGCAGCGCGGCCAAGTCTTTGGGCTTTTCGAGCACCGGGCCACTGGTTTGGCGCAGGTTTACGCCCAGCTCATGCGCAATGATGTGGCTCAGCGTGGTCTTGCCCAAGCCCGGTGGGCCAAAGAGCAGCACATGGTCCAGCGCCTCGCTGCGCATTTTGGCCGCACCAATGAAAATCTCCAGTTGCTCCCGCACTTTGGCCTGGCCCACATACTCGTCCAGCAGCTTGGGGCGCAAGGCACGCTCAATGGCTTCCTCGTTCGGGGAAACGGGCGCAGCAGAAAGTACCCGTTTGGGTGGGACTGCAGAAAAGTCGTCGGTCTGGATGCTCACAAAACAGCCTGTTGGTGCAAAGATGCAAGCTTACACGCGCTTGGCGTCTGCGCGCACCGGCGTTTAAGTAGCGCAACACCACTACGAGTGCTCAAGTCGTGTGGCCAATATGCCGATAGCAGAGCCAAGCACGCCTCAAGCCTTGTTGGCCGCGGGCACGCACATCTGTTTGAAAGGCACCGCCACTATGACGCTACGCACCGCCCCCAGCGCCTTACCGCAGCTGCGGCTGGCTTTGTGCCTGACAGCCTTGGGCCTGGGTTTGGGGGTTGCCCTTCCCACGCCGGTCTGGGCCAATGAACCGGCCGCCGCCCACAGTGCGCCCACTACCAAGCCCAAAAAAATTGAAGAGCCTGTGGAGCCCCCCGTCGCCACTGCCAAGGAAATGGGTGACAAAGTGCGCGAGGCCTTGGGCACCGGCAATGTGCCCAGCAAAAAACTCACCTTGGTGATTAACGGCAAGCCAGTGGCTACCGCTGCAGCAGAAGGTGCGCAAGGCGCAACACCTGCCATTACGGCCCAAAGCCGTCAGGCCATGCTGGCACGCGCAGCCGCAGCCAAGGCCGCACCAGCCCCTGCCGGCCATGGCGGTGAAGTGCATTGGGCCTACGAGGGCGAAAACGGTCCCCAAGCGTGGGGCAACCTCAAACCAGAATTCAACCTGTGCGCTATTGGAAAACGCCAGTCCCCCATCAGCATTGAAGATGGCGCGACCTTGGTGGGGCCCGCCGAGCCCGTGCTGTTCAACTACATGCCCAGCGACGGCACGGTGGTGAATAACGGACACACCATACAGGTCAACATCCAAGGTGACAACAGCATCACGGTGCGGGGCTCCACCTACAAGTTGCTGCAGTTCCACTTCCACACGCCGTCCGAAGAACAAGTCAACCAAAAACGCTTTCCCATGGTGGCGCACTTGGTGCACAGAAATGACAGCGGTCAGCTGGCTGTGGTGGCGGTTTTGCTAGAAGTGGGGACGGCCAACCCCTTGATTGACAAGGTATGGACCTATATGCCCCTAGACGCCGGGGACCAAGTCCGTATGCCCCGTGAAATGCTCAATATGAACGAGCTATTGCCGGCTGACCAGCGCTACTACCAGTTCATGGGCTCGCTCACCACACCACCTTGCAGCGAAGGGGTGCTGTGGATGGTGATCAAACAACCGATGAAGATCAGCCGTGTCCAATACAAGCTGTTTAGCCAGTTGTATCCCAACAATGCACGCCCGGTGCAGCCCGTCAATGGCCGCCCAGTGCGCGACGGTCAGTGAGGCTTATTCTTTTTTGCCGCGGGTGTAGACAATGCGTTTCGCACCCCGCTCACAGGTGCCTACTACGCGTTTAGATCCCGTTTGGTCAGGCTCCACAATCTCTAGTGTGAAGTTCTTGGCACCGTGTGATTCCACCTTTGCGGCGATAGCTGTCTTGATTTCCTCGCATGTCTTTGCGGCCATGGCTTGTGAGCTGATCAAAGCCAATGCGGCGAGGTACACGATACGCTTCATTTGTTGTGCTCCTGTGTGAAATTGAGGCCATCCCTAGACCCAACGCCATATTAGCCATATCGCCGGGGTGTGTGCGGCAAAAAAACACGGGTTTTCCCATATCCCTCCTTTTCTGTCGCTAATTTAAGATCGCGCCTCTCGCATTAGCACACCCAAATGCACGCCCGTGCCCAAGCGACCGCCCAAGCACTTACTTGGCCAAAGCCCGCAAAGCGAGTTTGATACCTTCACTCACACCCACTTCTGCGGGTAGCAATTTGAGAGCTGCCGCAGCCTCTTTGTCGCTATAACCTAGCGCCAGCAGCGCTTGCAAGATGTCAGACTGCGCGTCGTTGGCCGCGCCCATTGGTAACCCAATGTCGGCACCCAGCTTGCCTTTGAGCTCCAAGAGCAATCGCTCGGCCGTTTTCTTGCCAATGCCTGGCACTTTGATCAAGCGCCCGGCCTCTTGCAGGGTAATAGCCTGCGACAACTCAGCCACCCCCATGCCTGAGAGCACAGACAGCGCGGTGCGCGGGCCCACGCCAGAGATTTTGATCAGTTCGCGAAACGCCTCGCGCTCTTGGGCGGAGGCAAAGCCGTACAAAATTTGCGCATCCTCACGCACCACAAAGTGGGTGAGCAAAGTAACTTTTTGCCCCTCGGCGGGCAGGTTGTAAAAAGTGCTCATGGGTACTTGCACCTCGTAACCCACGCCACCGCAATCCACAATCACTTGGGGCGGGTTTTTGTCGCTTAAGAGTCCGGTGAGTTTGCCAATCATGCTGTGTCCAAAGTGAGGGGTGGGGCTTTGTTGCCTATCATTGGGGCACCTTGGCCCCCTGACCGGAATTATCAACGTGATTCTCAGACACACCTTTACGCCGCTGAACAACACACGGCTCTCACACCTGTGCGGCCCGACCGACGCCAATTTGCGCACCATTGAGCTGGCGCTGGAGGTGCACATTGCCCACCGCCATGAGCAGTTCAAGGTAGAAGGCCCTAAAGCCCGCGCCCAGCGCGCCCTGGAAATGCTGCAAGCCCTGTATGAGATTGCAGCCCGGCCGATTCCCGCCGCCACGGTGCAACTCATGTTGGCCGGCGACGGTACCCCCACAGACACCAACGGCCCCACACTCGCCACCCGCCGCGCCGACCTCAAGCCCCGCAGCAGCAACCAAGCGCTGTACCTAGACAACATTGCCGAGTTCGACATCACCTTTGGCATTGGCCCCGCAGGCACTGGCAAGACCTATTTGGCTGTGGCTGCCGCGGTCGATGCCTTACAGCGCAGCTCTGTGCAGCGGATCGTGCTCACCCGCCCTGCGGTAGAAGCGGGCGAACGCTTGGGCTTTTTGCCCGGCGACTTGAACCAAAAGGTGGACCCCTACCTGCGCCCCCTGTACGACGCGCTGTACGACCTCATGGGCTACGAGCAAGTGCACAAGGCATTTGAGCGCCAGCAGTTAGAAATTGCGCCGCTGGCCTTTATGCGCGGGCGCACGCTGAACAACGCATTTGTGATTTTGGACGAGGCGCAAAACACCACGCCCGAGCAAATGAAGATGTTTTTGACCCGCGTGGGCTTTGGCACCAAAACCGTCATCACGGGCGATGTGAGCCAGATTGACCTGCCCAAGGCCCAACTCAGCGGGCTGGTGGAGGCCGAGCGCATTTTGAAGCGCACACCCGGTATTGCCATCACACGCCTGACCAGCCTAGACATCGTGCGCCACCCCTTGGTCGCCCGCATTGTGGACGCTTACGACGCGGCCCGCCTGAACGACCTGCCCACCTTAGCCATCCCCGAGCCAGAACCCGAGCTGCCCCGCGTGGGCCTGCCCAAAACCCGTGCGCCCAAGCGCGCCTAAGCTTCACCTTTAGCCCGAGTCCCCCATGCTGCCTGAACTCACCCTCTCTCTGCAATTTGGCAAGATCGCCAACCCCGAACTCCACCGCGCCGCACTGGCACGCCACAAAGTCAAGCGCTGGATTCGCAACGCGCTGGAAGTTGACGGCGAAATCACCGTGCGCATCGTAGACGCGGAAGAAGGTCAAACCTTGAACCGCGACTACCGCCAAAAAGACTACGCCACCAATGTGCTGACCTTTGACTACACCCAAGAACCCGTAGTCACCGCCGACCTGGTGTTGTGCGCGCCCGTCATCGCCCAAGAAGCCAAAGAGCAAAAGAAAACCCTAGAAGCCCACTACGCGCACATGATCGTGCACGGCACCCTGCACGCCCAAGGCTGGGACCATGAGCTCGACGAAGACGCCGAAGTGATGGAACTGCGCGAGTCCGACATCATGGCCCGGCTCGGGTTTAACAACCCCTACTGAGCGCCGGAAGGACACCCATGTTTAAGGTTTACTGGACCACCCATGATGGGGCACCACAGTCGCAAGACGAAGACGGCCTCACCCAAGCACTGCAACTGGTCAAAGAAAAGCGTGACGCTGGCTTTGCCTTTGTGACCATGGTGGCCGAAGACCCCAACCATGTGGGCAAGCCAGGGGTAGATGCCGTAGTCGACGGCAAAACCCCCGACGGCCAACCCTACGACTGGTCCAAAGCCGGCCGCGCCGGCAAGCCACGCAGGAATGACAAGGTGGTTACAGTGAAGGACCACTGAGCCCACATTCCTGTCCACGCAACCCTGCACACCGCAGGGCTGGAATTTAGTTGCCCTTACTGAGGGCGCTGCCTCAGATTCGAAGTCCATGTACTCTAGGCAGGTTTGCAGTACTTAGGAGCAATCGCCTAAGGCGCTTTGCTCCGTGTCCCCCGCGCTTCGCGCTCCTCCTTTACCTACGCAAAACACCCTAGGCGACTGCTACTGCGGGTGCCAGGCAAATCAAGGTCTATTTCATAGAACTCAGGCCCACCATATTGCCCTCTGTGTCTTCAAGCAAGGTAACCCAACCGAATTCGCCAATGGAAAACTTGGGGCGGATCACCTTGCCGCCTGCACTGGTGACGCGTGACTCTTCCACTGCACAGTCCTCAACGCTCAAGTACACCAATGTGCCCCCCACTCCCGGCCGCGCATAGTTGGACTTGACCAATGCGCCGCCGGCCCCATAGACGGACATATCTGTAGGAAAGCTCATCATCTGCGTTTCCCCAGTCGGGTCCCCAATGGGTTCCAACTTTTGCTTCAACACGCTCTCATAAAAGCTGACAGCACGATTCATGTCGTTGACATAGATATCAAACCAGCCCACTGCATTCGACTTTGCCATTTGGCACTCCTTTGTTGATGAAGAAGTGCTCAGTCTAGGTAGCCGTCAACGGTCTGTATTGTGTAAATCAGACATCGAACTTATCAGTGAATTTTGCGGGGGTGTAGCCCGTGACTTTGCGGAAGGAATGGATGTAGTGCGACTGGTCCGCATACAAATCCAGGTAATGCCGCTTGAAGGATTGCTGGATGCGCAAGACCTTGAGCAGATCGTGCGGAGAAAAGCCTGTGGTTTGCTTGAGGGTTCGCTGCAACTGGCGCGCAGACAGGCAGGCGACAGCAGCCATATCGGCCACGGTGCGAATGTCATCCAGTTGCGCCAAGATTTTTTCGATCACCGGGCAGCTCACCACCAGACCGGCGTTGACAAACCACCGCACTAATTTAGCCATGTGTTCTTGCTTGGCCAAAAAGTCGAGCGTTGCCATTTCGCGGCTGGTGGATACCAGCGGCAGGTCTCCGGCATACGCCGTGCCTACAAACTGATGCGCAATTTCCTGCGGGTCGCCCTGCCACACACCGGGCAACAGTTGGATGCCGACGTAGTGAAATGACTTCCCCAGATTGAGCACCTCGTAGGTCGTCCGCAAAGCGGTGACACCTGCAATCTCGGTGTCCATCTGGTTAAACAAAATGTTCACGCAGGCGTCCGGCATGGCGTGAAGCAGAAAGTCCTCAGCCAGCACGCGCTCGGTCTTCAGCTCCCAGTAGCAATGCACCAGCCCCGACAGCTCCTCTGCCGGTCGGTCCACAGCGTACCGAACGTGTCCAGAGGCTTTATCGATGCCGTCTTTGATGGGGTCGTACATGGCGTTGGAATAGAGGTCAGAAGTTGATGAACTATAGACTTGCAAGAAGCACAACCACTGACAATCCATCGCGGTTGCATTTCGCCTCCCTACCTCTTAAGCACCGGGTTGCAGGTGCCTGCCAAAGTGAGGTCAAGGAGGAGGCCGCAGGCCGGGGGACACGAACGGCGGCAGGTGCTTGCAGCCCGGCGCGGGCGTGCGCCAGCAAACTTTTGAGCTATTTCAGCCCCTATCGCCCATGGAATCAGCGCAAGAAGCTATCAAATAAATAGCAACTAAACAACAGGTGCCACCCGCATAGGGATCGTCACCGGCCCGTCATTGACCAGCTCCACCTGCATGTCCGCCGCAAATATGCCGGTCTGCACGATGGGGTGCACTGTGCGGGCTTGGGCCACAAAGTAGTCGTACAAACGCCGACCCTCATCGGGCGCAGCAGCCGCCTTGAAGCTGGGCCGGTTGCCGCCCGAGGTGTCAGCGGCCAGGGTGAATTGGCTCACAATGAGCAGGCCGCCGTGCTGGCCCGCACCGTCTAGGTCTTGCACGCTGCGGTTCATCTTGCCTTCAGCATCACTAAAGATGCGCAGCTTGAGCAACTTGGCCAGCAGCTTGTCGCCCTGCGCCTCGGTGTCACCCTGCTCGGCGCACACCAGCACCAGCAGGCCCTGCTCAATCTTGCCGACCGTAGCGCCGTCCACCACCACCTGCGCGCGGCGAACGCGCTGTACCAAAGCCATCATCCCGTGTACCTCTCGAAACTGTCTGCGGCCATTGTGCCGCGCACCCCTGTGCCACAATGAATCATCATGTTTGCACACCTCCAACGCCTTCGATTGTGGCTGCTGGCCTGGGCCGCGCTGTCGCTGTTGAGCGGTATGTATATCGCGCGCGGCGAGCTGACGCGTCAGCAGGACGTGTTCGACACCAACGCCCGCATCGTGCACCGCTTGCTCAGCCAGCAGGTGGTGCAACACGATGCCATTCTGGCCACGCTGGCGCTGCTGCACGGCGGCAATGCGGCTGATCGTCCTGAGCAACGCCTGCCCGCGCTGTATGGCCAGATTGCGGCTGCCGCCCACCGGGGCGCAAATGAAACCTGGCCCTCGCCCGAACTCGCCAACGCGGAAGCTGAGTCCCTGCGCCTCAAGCGCGCAGTACTGGCCGATGTGGACCTGCAAAAAGGCACTTACCAGTTGGTGCTGGCCGCGCAGCCAGACAGCTATGCCCTGACCATTGCCCTGCGCAACATGGTGCCGTGGGCGGAATGGCCCATGAAGCCGGACACCAGCCCGGTGCAAGTGCGCCTCGATCTGGGCGCCAAGACCTACACCGTGCAAGCCGGTCGCCCGTTTGCCATGGGGGATGCGGGCTGGACCTTTGAAGCGCGCAAAGTGCTGGCGGCGGAGAGCCAGCCTTTTGAAGTGGTGTCCCGCCTGCATGTGCCGTGGTCCGCGTTGCCATGGACGTACATGCTGATCAGCGCCGGCACCATTGCACTCGCCTTGCTCCGAGGCCGGATGCTGGTACAGCAACGCACCCAGCAACGCCGCGAAGAAGAACGCCAACGCGTGGGCCAGCGCACACGGCTCAACACCTTGGGCGAACTGGCCGCCGGCATGGCCCACGAAATCAACCAGCCACTCACCGCCATTCTGGCCAACACCCAGGCCGCCAGCCGTCTGCTGGATGATGCCGAGCCTGACCTGACCGCCGCCCGCAGCGCCATGCAGATGGCGGTGCAGCAAGCGCGCAGGGCATCTGATGTGGTGGGGCGCCTGCGCCGCACGGTGGAGCGTCCGGGCAGCGCCGCAGCGGTGCAAAGCGTGGACCTGCACGCGGCCTGCCAACACGCGCTTTACCTGCTGGAGCCCGAGCTGCAGCGCAGCCGTTGCACACCCACCTTGACCGTGGACGGCACTCCCTTTGAAGTGCAGGCCGACCCGGTGGCGCTGGAGCAAATCATCCATAACCTGCTGACCAACGCGCTCCAAGCCATGGAGCAGGTACCGCTGCAGCAGCGTGCCCTGCAACTGGTGCTCAGCCACACCGCCACCCACGGTGTGCTGAGAGTGCAGGACACCGGGCCCGGCATCCCGCCAGACGCACTGGGCAAGGTGTTTGAGCCCTTCTTTTCCACACGCGAAGGCGGCCTCGGTCTGGGCTTAAGCCTGTGCGAATCTTTGGCGCAGGGCATGGGCGCGCATTTGAGCGCTGCCAATCTGCCCAACCAAGGCGCTGAGTTCACCCTGCAGATGCCTCTCGCAACGCCCGCCCCATGACCGCACCGCTTTCTCCCCTGATCCACCTGATCGACGATGACGAAGCCGTGCGCAGCAGCCTGGCCTTGCTGATCAGCACCGTAGGTTTGC is from Rhodoferax aquaticus and encodes:
- a CDS encoding TMEM165/GDT1 family protein; its protein translation is MEALLVSTGVVALAEIGDKTQLLAFILAARFKKPLPIIAGILCATIVNHGLAGALGAWITSAITPEVLRWVLGASFIGMAIWTLIPDKIEEEETRAAQRFGVFGATLVTFFLAEMGDKTQIATVAMAAHYASPVLVVFGTTLGMLIADVPAVFVGDKMANKIPMKLVHSIAAGIFALLGMATLLGAGAKLGF
- the ruvB gene encoding Holliday junction branch migration DNA helicase RuvB; the encoded protein is MSIQTDDFSAVPPKRVLSAAPVSPNEEAIERALRPKLLDEYVGQAKVREQLEIFIGAAKMRSEALDHVLLFGPPGLGKTTLSHIIAHELGVNLRQTSGPVLEKPKDLAALLTNLEKNDVLFIDEIHRLSPVVEEILYPALEDYKIDIMIGEGPAARSIKLDLQPFTLVGATTRAGMLTNPLRDRFGIVARLEFYTSEELASIVKRSAGLLKVPMVEEGGFEIARRSRGTPRIANRLLRRVRDYADVKGSGTITLDIANRALAMLDVDPQGFDLMDRKLLEAVIHRFDGGPVGLDNIAASIGEERETIEDVIEPYLIQQGYLQRTPRGRIATLAAYRHLGVAPPSNPTPDLLGM
- a CDS encoding carbonic anhydrase, with product MTLRTAPSALPQLRLALCLTALGLGLGVALPTPVWANEPAAAHSAPTTKPKKIEEPVEPPVATAKEMGDKVREALGTGNVPSKKLTLVINGKPVATAAAEGAQGATPAITAQSRQAMLARAAAAKAAPAPAGHGGEVHWAYEGENGPQAWGNLKPEFNLCAIGKRQSPISIEDGATLVGPAEPVLFNYMPSDGTVVNNGHTIQVNIQGDNSITVRGSTYKLLQFHFHTPSEEQVNQKRFPMVAHLVHRNDSGQLAVVAVLLEVGTANPLIDKVWTYMPLDAGDQVRMPREMLNMNELLPADQRYYQFMGSLTTPPCSEGVLWMVIKQPMKISRVQYKLFSQLYPNNARPVQPVNGRPVRDGQ
- a CDS encoding DUF1161 domain-containing protein is translated as MKRIVYLAALALISSQAMAAKTCEEIKTAIAAKVESHGAKNFTLEIVEPDQTGSKRVVGTCERGAKRIVYTRGKKE
- the ruvA gene encoding Holliday junction branch migration protein RuvA, which codes for MIGKLTGLLSDKNPPQVIVDCGGVGYEVQVPMSTFYNLPAEGQKVTLLTHFVVREDAQILYGFASAQEREAFRELIKISGVGPRTALSVLSGMGVAELSQAITLQEAGRLIKVPGIGKKTAERLLLELKGKLGADIGLPMGAANDAQSDILQALLALGYSDKEAAAALKLLPAEVGVSEGIKLALRALAK
- a CDS encoding PhoH family protein, with amino-acid sequence MILRHTFTPLNNTRLSHLCGPTDANLRTIELALEVHIAHRHEQFKVEGPKARAQRALEMLQALYEIAARPIPAATVQLMLAGDGTPTDTNGPTLATRRADLKPRSSNQALYLDNIAEFDITFGIGPAGTGKTYLAVAAAVDALQRSSVQRIVLTRPAVEAGERLGFLPGDLNQKVDPYLRPLYDALYDLMGYEQVHKAFERQQLEIAPLAFMRGRTLNNAFVILDEAQNTTPEQMKMFLTRVGFGTKTVITGDVSQIDLPKAQLSGLVEAERILKRTPGIAITRLTSLDIVRHPLVARIVDAYDAARLNDLPTLAIPEPEPELPRVGLPKTRAPKRA
- the ybeY gene encoding rRNA maturation RNase YbeY gives rise to the protein MLPELTLSLQFGKIANPELHRAALARHKVKRWIRNALEVDGEITVRIVDAEEGQTLNRDYRQKDYATNVLTFDYTQEPVVTADLVLCAPVIAQEAKEQKKTLEAHYAHMIVHGTLHAQGWDHELDEDAEVMELRESDIMARLGFNNPY
- a CDS encoding VOC family protein, with translation MAKSNAVGWFDIYVNDMNRAVSFYESVLKQKLEPIGDPTGETQMMSFPTDMSVYGAGGALVKSNYARPGVGGTLVYLSVEDCAVEESRVTSAGGKVIRPKFSIGEFGWVTLLEDTEGNMVGLSSMK
- a CDS encoding helix-turn-helix domain-containing protein; translation: MYDPIKDGIDKASGHVRYAVDRPAEELSGLVHCYWELKTERVLAEDFLLHAMPDACVNILFNQMDTEIAGVTALRTTYEVLNLGKSFHYVGIQLLPGVWQGDPQEIAHQFVGTAYAGDLPLVSTSREMATLDFLAKQEHMAKLVRWFVNAGLVVSCPVIEKILAQLDDIRTVADMAAVACLSARQLQRTLKQTTGFSPHDLLKVLRIQQSFKRHYLDLYADQSHYIHSFRKVTGYTPAKFTDKFDV
- the dtd gene encoding D-aminoacyl-tRNA deacylase is translated as MMALVQRVRRAQVVVDGATVGKIEQGLLVLVCAEQGDTEAQGDKLLAKLLKLRIFSDAEGKMNRSVQDLDGAGQHGGLLIVSQFTLAADTSGGNRPSFKAAAAPDEGRRLYDYFVAQARTVHPIVQTGIFAADMQVELVNDGPVTIPMRVAPVV
- a CDS encoding sensor histidine kinase; the protein is MFAHLQRLRLWLLAWAALSLLSGMYIARGELTRQQDVFDTNARIVHRLLSQQVVQHDAILATLALLHGGNAADRPEQRLPALYGQIAAAAHRGANETWPSPELANAEAESLRLKRAVLADVDLQKGTYQLVLAAQPDSYALTIALRNMVPWAEWPMKPDTSPVQVRLDLGAKTYTVQAGRPFAMGDAGWTFEARKVLAAESQPFEVVSRLHVPWSALPWTYMLISAGTIALALLRGRMLVQQRTQQRREEERQRVGQRTRLNTLGELAAGMAHEINQPLTAILANTQAASRLLDDAEPDLTAARSAMQMAVQQARRASDVVGRLRRTVERPGSAAAVQSVDLHAACQHALYLLEPELQRSRCTPTLTVDGTPFEVQADPVALEQIIHNLLTNALQAMEQVPLQQRALQLVLSHTATHGVLRVQDTGPGIPPDALGKVFEPFFSTREGGLGLGLSLCESLAQGMGAHLSAANLPNQGAEFTLQMPLATPAP